The Terriglobales bacterium DNA segment TTCGGCCTGGGGAAGTCGTTGTCGCTGGTTCCGGCCGAAGCCAGCTCCGTCACCGTGACCACCCCGGTCACGCCCACCCGCGAAGGCACGCTGCTGGGCACCCCGATGTACATGAGTCCGGAGCAGGCGCGTGGCAAGCCGGCGGACAAACGCTCCGACCTGTGGGCGTTCGGTTGCATTCTCTACGAGACTCTTGTCGGCAAGAAGGTTTTTGGCGGCGACACTGTGCTGGACACGGTGGCACAGATCGCCAGCGCCACGCCGGACTGGAAGGCGCTGCCGCCGGGCACACCCGAACCGGTGCGCCGCCTGCTGAAGCGGTGCCTGGAGAAGCATCCCGACCAGCGCCTGGGGGACGCGGCAGAGGCCAAGGCTGTCCTGCAGAAGGCGCTCGATGAGATGGCGATCTCCGGCCGCACCCGGCGTCCGATCTTCACAGCCGCTGGAATCTCGCTGCTGGCGATCGTGATTGCCATTCTGGCGCTGTATTGGCGACACACCCACGCTCCCGGGGTCGCGCCGCAGGTGAAACTCACGCAGCTCACTTTTGCCGAAGGGATCGAAGAGGATCCCGCGTTGTCCGCCGATGGCAAGCAGCTGCTTTACATCGCGCAGGCGGGAGGAGCCAGAAAGATCTTCCGCAAGAATCTCGAGTCGGGCCGCGAAGAACAACTCACCCATGGAGACCGTGACGACCTGCAGCCGGCGTGGTCGCCGGGTGGGAGCCGGATTCTGTTCACTCGCTCCAACCGCGCGGATGGAAAGCTGCAGCCCGGCGATGTTTTTGGCCAATACGACGATGCTGACGTCTGGGCGCTCGACCTGCGCAATGGCACTGAATACAAGCTGATCGAGAACGCCTTCAATCCTTCCTATTCGCCGGACAGCACACGTATCGCGGTGGACGCTTCCTGGGCCGGACCTCGCCGCATATGGATTCTGGACAACCAGGGACACAACCCGCAGCAGGCGACAACTGATACCTCGGAAGCCATCGTGCATCTTCGTCCGCGCTGGTCTGCGGATGGACAACGTATTGTGTTTCAAAACCAGGAACGCACGAAGTTCGATATCCGCGCGGTGGAACTGGCGTCGAAGCGGATGGTCTGGGTCACGAATGACCAGTTCCTGAATATTCATCCAGTGTGGTCGCGTTCGGGGAAGTTCATATATTTCTCCTCTTATCGCAGCGGCGGGTTGAATGTGTGGCGCGTGCCGGTGAAAGAAGATGGCTCGCCGGCCGGAGCTCCGCAACAATTGACGATGGGCGCCGGGCAGGATGTGGAACTGGCGCTGGCGGGGAATCGAAATCGCCTCGCGTTTGCCATCCTCAAGCAGAATGCCGATATCTGGCGCCTGCCGGTGTCGCCTGACACTGGCATGTCAACCGGACCTCCTCAGGCGGTGCTGGCGACTACCCGCGAAGACAGCCGCGGAGCATGGTCGCCCGATGGGCAGAGCATTGCTTTTAATTCCGACCGCAGCGGCGATATGAACATCTGGGTGCATTCCTTCAAGGACGGCAGCGACCGTCAACTGACGCGCGGTCCCGGGGGAGACTTCCAGGCGAACTGGTCGCCGGACGGAAAGCAGATTGCGTTCTTCTCGTCGCGCTCGGGCACGCCCAACATCTGGATCCTCGATGTGGAATCGGGCGCACTCCAGCAGCTGACCAAGGGCAATGTGGACCTGAATCCCTTCTTCTCCCCCGACGGGAACTGGATTGCTTATCAATCCGACCGCGGCGGCCGCCTGGAGCTGTGGGTCATGCGGCCTGACGGCAGTGATGCCCGCCAACTCACCCGCACGGGAATCACCGGCCACTTTGCGCGCTGGACTGCGACCGGAGACGGCGTGATCTACCGTTGCCCCTCTTGTGGCGGAAAACCGCAGACCATGCAGGTCAAGTTGCAAGGTGGAGATCCCGAACCTCTGGTGGAATCCGCCGGCGGCTCGCATATGTCGTTCTCACCCGATCACTCGCGGATCATGGACGTAGTTGGTCACCGCGTGCTTTGGGTTTCACCGGTTGTGGGCGGCAAGCCAGAAAAGATTTACGAATTCTCCGATCCTACCATCCGGATCGATTACCCGGTGTGGTCGCCTGATGGGAAGTGGATCCTGTTTGACCGCTTTCTGCCGCAGGGGGGTGACGTCTGGATGATGGAAAATTTTGAGTAGAGTCGGCGGGACTGTGCTATCGCCCAGTTAGCGCCGACCGGGTGGCCGCCGAAAAAGCCGTTACTTCCGAAGGTCACAGCCAGCCGACATCTTTCTTGCTTCAAACCCCTCCGCTCTGTGCTAACTTTCTGTTTCTGCCCGCGGCAGCACATGCGACGTCCTTTTCAGAGCAAAGCCGAACCGGAGCCATTGCGGCAACCCGTGCCCACTGTGCTTCCCCGCATCGGCTCACTTGATCTTGCCGCGCAGTATTGCGCCACTCCTAAGGGTGGAGATTTCTACGACTTCCTGGAAGTTGGACCCGGTCGTATGCTGGTCCTGCTGATCGATATAGCCGGCGAACGCAGTCAGGCTCTGGCCATCGCTGCTGCCGTGCAGGAAACCATCCACCAGCGTGGACCAGAGTTGTTCCGCTCCCATGTGCTGAATGAGTCGGATGCGGTAACCGAACTGACCCTTGAGGTCAACCAGACCATTCTTTCGGCGGCTGGCGGAGTGCGCTGTGCTTCCGCATTTTTTGGGTGCTACAACGAGGAAATGGGCATCATTTCTTATGTGAACCCGGGCCAGGTTCCAGCGTTAGTCCGGGACCCAGGCGGAATTACCATGCTGGAGACCAGCGGACTGCCGCTGGGTCTGTTTTCTCATGCCACCCACGACGCCATGGTTTGCGCCCTGCAGCCTGGCGCGGTTCTGGCACTGACCACCCGCGGCCTGCTGGGAGCCAGGGCCCGCGGTGAAGAGTATGGGCTCGAGCGTCTGAAAGCCAGCTTGGCTGCAGCTCCGAAGCATGGGGCTTCCGAGATCTGCGGCAAGCTGTTGGCTGATGCCGGAGATTACATCGAACAGGGTAAGAAACGCCGTTTTCTGCAGCACCTGGGCAACCGCAACGGGGGTGATCTCCCAAGTATCAATGACATGGCGGTTGTTGCCCTTGTCCACAAAGGTGCCAACACAGGTCAGGCCACCGCTGACTGACCTTAAGTCGAAGCCTCATCCTGAGGAAACCGAGGTCTCCTGATGCGCAAAATTCTGATTGCTGTTGCTGTTGTTGTTGGGCTGCTGGTTATCGCCCTGATTGCGGTAGCGGTGCTGGTCGACGCGAACACCTTCCGGCCGCAAATCGAAGCCAAGTTGCAGCAGGCTCTGGGCCGGAAAGTCACGATCGGCAACATCAAATTTTCGCCGCTCTCCGGCGCTTTGCGAGCGGACAACATCACCATCGCTGACGACCCCGCTTTCAGCAACTCCCCGTTCATTCGCGCGAAATCGCTACAGGTGGGCGTGGAGATGGGTCCGCTGATCCAGTCACGCGAGCTCCGGATTACTTCCTTGACCCTGGTAGAACCCGACGTAAACCTGTTGCAATCAGCTGACGGAAAATGGAATTTCTCCAGCATCGGCAAAACTGCGGGAACGCAAGCGGCGCCATCTTCGAAAGCCGGAACTCAGACCAAGCAGCCTCAGGGACCAGCCCCGCCCGCGTCGCGCGAAGCATTCAGTGTCGAGGCGCTGAAAATTCAGAATGGGCGGGTTACGGTGGGGCGCGCTGGTAGCAAGCCGCACTCTTATAGCGACGTGGACCTGGACGCCAAAGGGCTGGCTCCGGGCGCAGCCATTCCGTTCACCCTGACCGCCACAGCGCCGGGCGGGGGAAAGGTGAAGTTGGAAGGCAAGGCGGGTCCTCTGGATTCGCAGGATGCTGCCATGACGCCGCTTCAGGCAGCTCTGAACATCAGCGACCTGAACTTGACCTCCAGTGGCTTCTTTCCTCCTGATTCGGGCATCTCCGGAATCCTCGACTACTCTGGCAATCTCAACTCGGAGAACGGAAACCTGCATTCTCAAGGAACGGTGAAGACGCAAAAGCTTCGCATGGTGAAAAACGGCAGTCCGACCAATCTTCCGGTGTCTTTGGACTACGCGGCCAACTACGACATGCGGCGGCTGGGCGGCGTGATCCAGAAGGGCGATGTGCACGCTGGAAACCTGCTGGCCCATGTCACTGGAACTTACGACGCTCGCGGTACATCCACGGTGCTGAACATGAATTTCAATGGCCGTGCTATGCCGATGCAGGACATTGCCAATCTGCTGCCGGCATTCGGAGTCACTCTGCCCGCGGGGTCTTCACTGCAGGGCGGCACGGTGACCACGAATCTCAATCTCACCGGCCCAGTGGACCGGCTGGTCACGACCGGCAGAATAGAGATGAACAACGCCAAGCTCAGCGGGTTCAGCATGGGTTCGCAGCTGGCGACTGTGGCCCAGTTTGCGGGAGTTCAGAAGAGCAACGACACTACGATCCAGACCATGAGCGCCAACCTGCGGATCGCTCCTGATGGAACGAAGGCCGACAATATCAACCTGATTGTGGCGGAGCTGGGCGCAGTCACCGGGGCGGGCACGGTGAGCCCGACCGACAACCTGAACTTCCACATGGTGGCCAAGCTGAACACGGCGGCGGGCAGCACACTAGGCGGTCTGGCGTCTCTTGCTGGCGCGAGCGGGAAAACACCGGACACGCTGCCCTTCCGCATTGCCGGTACAACCTCGCGTCCGGAGTTTATCCCGGACGTCGGCAGCCTCGTGGGTAGCACATTGTCTCAGCAACTCTCGCAGCGGCTCAGCCAGGGACAAGGCACCCAACAGCAGAACCAGCAGCAAGACGCAGTCCAGGGGCTGGTTCAAGGCCTGCTGGGGGGAGGAAAGAAAAAAGGTCGATGAGAGAAACGGTCAACCGGCCAAATTGAAAATCCAAAGCTGGCGACTAAGCACCGCGGTTTCCCACCTCGCCGAAGAACGCCGGGCGAATTTCCAGTATCTGGAAATTTCTGATGGACTGATCCGAAGGGCGGCGATTGTCTTCTACAATTAGCCCGGCCTGATATCCCATGGAAGACGAGCAAATCAAAAGCCTGCGTGAGCACCTGCTGGAAATTCTCCGCGGCGGCGGCGCACATCTCACTCCCGACGAAGTGGTGGAGAGCATTCCAGCAGCCTTGCGAGGTCTCCGTGCCGGCAGTTTCGAGCACTCACCCTGGGAGTTGCTGGAGCACATGCGCATTGCACAGTGGGACATCTATCAATTCAGCATCAATCCCAAACACAAATCGCCGGAATGGCCAGAGGGATACTGGCCGGAAAAGCCGGCGCCTGCCAGCCCTGCCGCGTGGAGCAAAAGCGTGAAACAGTTTCTGGGAGACCTTAGAGACATGCAGCAGCTGGTGTCGAAGTCTTCCACAGATCTGTTCGCGCCGATTCCCCACGGAAGCGGGCAAACCATCCTGCGCGAAGCACTGCTATTGGCCGATCACAACGCGTATCACTTGGGTCAGATGGTGGCGGTCCGCAAGGCGCTTGAAAAGGTGTAGCATTCAGCACTCAGCATTTAGCCAAACCAATACCAAACCTGACCACAAAAACCACAAAGGACCTCAAAGGAGACTCTGCAGCAAGTTTCGGGACGATTCCGCCCGGGGCTTCCTTCGTGTCCTTCGTGGTTATGCTCTTTGGCTGATTGCTGACTGCTGATTGCTGACTGCTGCTTTAGTGCGGCGTAGTGCGCGTGGGAACGGACCCGGGGATTTTGGCCGTGGCGCGAGCAGCAGAACACTCCGCGCAGGGACAGAATTCACGCAGAAATTCCCACGAATAGATGCCATGCTCGTGACCATCATTCCAGACAAAGCGGATGGCGTACTTGCCCACACCCTCGGTATGTGTGGGCTTCAGCGCCGGCTTGAACATGGGGAGCGCACCGGGAGCGGGTTTGACTGGTTCTCCCGGCTCTCGTCCGGCTTTCTGGCGGTCGTCATCGCATAGGGCACAGGGACAGGCGTCGCGCAGGTACTGAAAGGTGTAGTGGCTGTGATGGCCATCCTTCCAGTCGATGTCCATGCCGGAGCCGCTGGAGACGTTCACCTTCACCGCCTGGGGAATCGTGGCCCGAGGATCGCGTGGGGTGGACATAACCTCAGTATCGCACGTGAGAAGGATCGGCATTTCGCCAATGGACGTGATTTGCTGATATCCGAGTGAATCCGCTAAAATTGACGCTTTGCGCTATCATTCGCGAACTTTTCTGAGGGAGTCATGGCACAAGTATGTGATGTGTGCGGCAAGGGGCCGCAGTTTGGTAACAATATCAGTCACGCGCACAACGTGAGCAAGCGCCGCTGGAACGTGAACCTGCATCCGGTGCGCGCCAAGGTCAACGGACAGACGAAGAAGATGCGGGTGTGCACCGTCTGTTTGAAGAGCGGCAAAGTCGTCAAGGCATAGAAGCAGTCAGCAGTCAGCAATCAGCAGTCGGCAAAGAGGCGCTGTACTCGGCTGGTGCCTCGATTTCCTGCCTTAGGACAACGAAGGCCGCAGGTGGGGCGCCGATCTAGTTGGGCATCACGCCAGCGCGATCACATCGATCTCCACCAGAACCTCTCTTGGCAGGCGTGCCGCCTCCACCGTAGATCGAGCGGGAGGATTCTGCGAAAAGAAGCGGGCGTAAACCTCATTCATCGCGGCGAAATCCGACATGTTCTTCAGGTAGACGGTGGTCTTGATGACGCGATCCATCTCCGTCCCCGCCGCCCACAGCAGAGCGTTGATGTTGCGCAGCACACGCTCGGTCTGCTCGGCGATGGTGCCGTTGAGAACCTGACCGGTCGCAGGATCAATGGCGATTTGGCCGGAAGTGAATAACAGGCCGCCTGCCTTGATAGCCTGCGAATAGGGCCCGATAGCCTGAGGCGCCTCCCTGGTGGCGATGACCTGCTTCATTTCGATATCCTCCGCGGACATAGCAAGATTCTACACAGAGTGACCATCGGCACTTAGCCTTCAGCAATTGCCACAGACGTCTCCTTGCAACCAATTGTCACGCGCACACCGGGGTTCCTGGTGAGGAGTTCCTGGCTGAGGCCGGGAACCCAGCCCTGAGTTATGGATTGCGGTGCAGAATGTGGGTGGCGATGTCAGGCCAGAATTCGCGGAACATCTGGGTGAGGGCGTCACGTCCGAGCGCGAAGCCATACTTCTTCATAATCTTGCCGGCCGTCTGGTCCTGGCTGGGGTAATAGGAAATTGAGATTGCCTGGGCGATGCCGCGGCCGAAGATTTCGGAGGCATTGAAGGTGCTTTGTCCCTCGTAGTTACGCGTGACAGCAACGCGCGAAGCGGCGTACCAACCGCGCTTCCAGAAGCCCCCTTCCCCCATGGCAAAGTAGCGTCCGTCCTGATGGAGAATGGTAGGGAGGATGAAGATCACCCAATAATTCCCGTCAGTCTTATCCACAAGTCCCCGCCAGTAATACTCTCCATAGCCGCCTATGCCTTTGCCTAGCTGGGGATGAGCATCCGTGGCCTCGGCCATTAACGACGTAACACCCACGAAGATGAACGATGAGTAATCGAAGCTGTTCTGGGTGGCAATCTCAAGCGCCTGTTTGGGAGTGGGAGGAGGAGGAATCGCTCCTGCACTCACAGCGCGGAAGTTGGGCATGACGCCGAGGATCCGCTTGGGCTGCTGCTTCGATACAGGTATCGCCGGCTGCACGGGATCAGCGTTGGAGGAGGATGAACTGGGCGCGTCGGGGGGACCGGCGGAGGTGGTTCCGGCTGGCGGCGAAGTTTCTGGTCGGCCCGGCGCCGGCTGGCTTGAAGACCGCTGGCTTGCTGTCCCGTCGGCGGTTCGGCCGGCCGATTCCGCGGGCATCGAAGGTGGATCGGCTTGTTGAGCAAGTGCACAAGCAGTCAGCAAGAGGATCAAGGGGCCTACAGCAAAACGCAAAGCGCTCTCCCACATCTTCAGGATTTCTTGGAATTCGGGCTGGCGAACAGTTTAACAGGAATCAGCTTGCCATATTAAAGACTCAGCTAACGATCAGAACCGTATGCCGGTTAGCAGTCCGGCAGCGAAGCGGCTAGCGGGCTCCCGACACAAACGGACGATACCTCCCCTGCGCCACAAACGTCCTTATTGGATTTTCTGCACGCGCTGCACATCGTGCACGCCAGGAATTTTGCGAATGCCGCTCACAATCCGTTCCAGGTGCTTGAGGTCCTCGATATCAATGACCACCTCGATGGTGGCCTGATTGTCGCCAGTGCGGGCTTCGATGTTGCGGATGTTGGTGTTCTCGTCGCTGATGACCGCGGTCATCTGCTTGAGCATGCCGGCGCGGTCGTCGCAGAAGACAGTCAGCTTCACCGGATAGGCGCCGCCATCCCGGCGGGCCCATTCGACATCGATGCGGCGATCGCTCTCATACATCAGATTCTGCACGTTAGGACAATGCTTGGAATGCACTGCGACACCCTTGCCGCGGGTGACGTAGCCGACGATCTCCTCGCCGCGAATGGGATTGCAGCAGCGTGCGCGGTACACCAGAAGATCGTCGTGGCCCTTGACGGAGATGGCGGAGGTCTCTCCGCCAAAAACCCGCCGCACCACGCTGGTGAGGCCGGTGGTCTTCTCCGCTTCGGAGGTCTCCTGTTCGGCAGCGACTGGCGCCAGACGGGCAAGAATCTGGCGGGCTGAGAACTTGCCGTATCCGATGGTGGCCAGCAGATCGTCCGCGCGACCGAGGCCGAGATCGGAGGCCACGCGCTGGTAGTCGGTGTCCTTGATGTCTTTGAGCGAAACGCGGTACTTGCGCGACTCTTTCTCGATCAGCTTCTTACCGATTTCTATAGCCCGCTCGCGCTGGTGTACGTTGAGCCAGTGGCGGATTTTCTGCCGCGCGCGCGACGACTTAACCAGCGTCAGCCAGTCGCGGCTGGGCTGATGACCCGGTTGCGTGATGATCTCGACGATGTCCCCGCTGCGCAGTTTGTGTCGGATCGGCACCATGCGGCCGTTCACCCTGGCTCCCACGCAGGCATGTCCAACTTCGGTATGGACCGAATAAGCGAAATCGATCGGCGTGGACTCGCGCGGCAGCGTCACCACCTTCCCCTTGGGCGTGAAGGTATAAACCTCCTCGGGGTAGAGATCGATTTTTAGCGTGGCTAGAAATTCATCGGGATCGGATACGTCCCGCTGCCACTCCACTACCTGCCGCAGCCACGCTAGCCGCTGCTCGTCTTTGGCTGAGATCGGACCGTCTTTGTACTTCCAATGGGCCGCGATACCCTCCTCCGCCATCTTGTGCATCTCTTCCGTCCGGATCTGCACTTCGAAAGCAGTACCGTTCTCCGCGATCACCGTAGTGTGCAGGGACTGATAGAGATTGGGCCGCGGCATGGCGATGAAGTCCTTGATCCGCCCGGGCACCGGCCGCCACAGGTTGTGAATGGTGCCGAGCACGGCGTAACAGTCGTTGACGCTGTTGGTGATGATGCGCACCGCGAATAGGTCGTAGGTCTGGTCCACCGTAATGCGCTGGCGCTGGAGCTTCTGCCAGATGCTGTGTAGCCGTTTGATGCGGCTCTCGACGCGCGCTTCAATTCCAGTCTCGCGCAGCTTGTCGCGGATGATCCCGGTGATGTGGGTCAGGAACTCTTCCCCTGCCTTGCGCCGCTGTTCGACGGCGTCATGCACCTGCTGGAAGGCGATGGGATCCATATAGCGGAAAGCCAGATCTTCCAGTTCGCCGCGAATCTTGCCCATGCCCAGCCTGTGAGCGATGGGTCCGTAGATATCCAGGGTCTCCCGCGCTATGGCTTCCTGGCGCTCTGGCGGAAGGTGCTCCAGTGTCCGCATGTTGTGCAGGCGGTCGGCGAGCTTGATGAGGATGACGCGAATATCATCCACCATCGCCAGCATCATCTTGCGGAGGTTCTCGGCCTGGCGTTCTTCCTTATTAGAGAAATTGATTTTGCCGATCTTGGTGACCCCTTCCACCAGGTGAGCTACCTGCTCGCCGAACTCCTTGCGCACATCGACGATGGTGACGGAGGTGTCTTCCACGCAATCGTGAAGCAGCCCGGCGGCGATCGAATTGGCG contains these protein-coding regions:
- a CDS encoding AsmA family protein, whose product is MRKILIAVAVVVGLLVIALIAVAVLVDANTFRPQIEAKLQQALGRKVTIGNIKFSPLSGALRADNITIADDPAFSNSPFIRAKSLQVGVEMGPLIQSRELRITSLTLVEPDVNLLQSADGKWNFSSIGKTAGTQAAPSSKAGTQTKQPQGPAPPASREAFSVEALKIQNGRVTVGRAGSKPHSYSDVDLDAKGLAPGAAIPFTLTATAPGGGKVKLEGKAGPLDSQDAAMTPLQAALNISDLNLTSSGFFPPDSGISGILDYSGNLNSENGNLHSQGTVKTQKLRMVKNGSPTNLPVSLDYAANYDMRRLGGVIQKGDVHAGNLLAHVTGTYDARGTSTVLNMNFNGRAMPMQDIANLLPAFGVTLPAGSSLQGGTVTTNLNLTGPVDRLVTTGRIEMNNAKLSGFSMGSQLATVAQFAGVQKSNDTTIQTMSANLRIAPDGTKADNINLIVAELGAVTGAGTVSPTDNLNFHMVAKLNTAAGSTLGGLASLAGASGKTPDTLPFRIAGTTSRPEFIPDVGSLVGSTLSQQLSQRLSQGQGTQQQNQQQDAVQGLVQGLLGGGKKKGR
- a CDS encoding RidA family protein, which gives rise to MKQVIATREAPQAIGPYSQAIKAGGLLFTSGQIAIDPATGQVLNGTIAEQTERVLRNINALLWAAGTEMDRVIKTTVYLKNMSDFAAMNEVYARFFSQNPPARSTVEAARLPREVLVEIDVIALA
- a CDS encoding protein kinase; this encodes MAVPSSLVGQTLGRYRVSAQIGSGGMGVVYRATDPRLGRSVALKIVPEALRDPEHLARLEHEAQILASLNHPNIATIYGIEDVGQTCFLVLELIPGKTLEEFLESERPDVRTSLELCEQVADALAAAHSQGVIHRDLKPSNILVTPEQRVKVFDFGLGKSLSLVPAEASSVTVTTPVTPTREGTLLGTPMYMSPEQARGKPADKRSDLWAFGCILYETLVGKKVFGGDTVLDTVAQIASATPDWKALPPGTPEPVRRLLKRCLEKHPDQRLGDAAEAKAVLQKALDEMAISGRTRRPIFTAAGISLLAIVIAILALYWRHTHAPGVAPQVKLTQLTFAEGIEEDPALSADGKQLLYIAQAGGARKIFRKNLESGREEQLTHGDRDDLQPAWSPGGSRILFTRSNRADGKLQPGDVFGQYDDADVWALDLRNGTEYKLIENAFNPSYSPDSTRIAVDASWAGPRRIWILDNQGHNPQQATTDTSEAIVHLRPRWSADGQRIVFQNQERTKFDIRAVELASKRMVWVTNDQFLNIHPVWSRSGKFIYFSSYRSGGLNVWRVPVKEDGSPAGAPQQLTMGAGQDVELALAGNRNRLAFAILKQNADIWRLPVSPDTGMSTGPPQAVLATTREDSRGAWSPDGQSIAFNSDRSGDMNIWVHSFKDGSDRQLTRGPGGDFQANWSPDGKQIAFFSSRSGTPNIWILDVESGALQQLTKGNVDLNPFFSPDGNWIAYQSDRGGRLELWVMRPDGSDARQLTRTGITGHFARWTATGDGVIYRCPSCGGKPQTMQVKLQGGDPEPLVESAGGSHMSFSPDHSRIMDVVGHRVLWVSPVVGGKPEKIYEFSDPTIRIDYPVWSPDGKWILFDRFLPQGGDVWMMENFE
- a CDS encoding PP2C family protein-serine/threonine phosphatase produces the protein MRRPFQSKAEPEPLRQPVPTVLPRIGSLDLAAQYCATPKGGDFYDFLEVGPGRMLVLLIDIAGERSQALAIAAAVQETIHQRGPELFRSHVLNESDAVTELTLEVNQTILSAAGGVRCASAFFGCYNEEMGIISYVNPGQVPALVRDPGGITMLETSGLPLGLFSHATHDAMVCALQPGAVLALTTRGLLGARARGEEYGLERLKASLAAAPKHGASEICGKLLADAGDYIEQGKKRRFLQHLGNRNGGDLPSINDMAVVALVHKGANTGQATAD
- a CDS encoding DUF971 domain-containing protein gives rise to the protein MSTPRDPRATIPQAVKVNVSSGSGMDIDWKDGHHSHYTFQYLRDACPCALCDDDRQKAGREPGEPVKPAPGALPMFKPALKPTHTEGVGKYAIRFVWNDGHEHGIYSWEFLREFCPCAECSAARATAKIPGSVPTRTTPH
- the rpmB gene encoding 50S ribosomal protein L28 encodes the protein MAQVCDVCGKGPQFGNNISHAHNVSKRRWNVNLHPVRAKVNGQTKKMRVCTVCLKSGKVVKA
- a CDS encoding DinB family protein, with product MEDEQIKSLREHLLEILRGGGAHLTPDEVVESIPAALRGLRAGSFEHSPWELLEHMRIAQWDIYQFSINPKHKSPEWPEGYWPEKPAPASPAAWSKSVKQFLGDLRDMQQLVSKSSTDLFAPIPHGSGQTILREALLLADHNAYHLGQMVAVRKALEKV
- a CDS encoding bifunctional (p)ppGpp synthetase/guanosine-3',5'-bis(diphosphate) 3'-pyrophosphohydrolase yields the protein MATLRQQIATNMLRVTRFRDLLSAVRAYRPNDDLDIIRRAYDFSLAHHAGQSRASGEPYLVHPVEVAYILAEMKLDANSIAAGLLHDCVEDTSVTIVDVRKEFGEQVAHLVEGVTKIGKINFSNKEERQAENLRKMMLAMVDDIRVILIKLADRLHNMRTLEHLPPERQEAIARETLDIYGPIAHRLGMGKIRGELEDLAFRYMDPIAFQQVHDAVEQRRKAGEEFLTHITGIIRDKLRETGIEARVESRIKRLHSIWQKLQRQRITVDQTYDLFAVRIITNSVNDCYAVLGTIHNLWRPVPGRIKDFIAMPRPNLYQSLHTTVIAENGTAFEVQIRTEEMHKMAEEGIAAHWKYKDGPISAKDEQRLAWLRQVVEWQRDVSDPDEFLATLKIDLYPEEVYTFTPKGKVVTLPRESTPIDFAYSVHTEVGHACVGARVNGRMVPIRHKLRSGDIVEIITQPGHQPSRDWLTLVKSSRARQKIRHWLNVHQRERAIEIGKKLIEKESRKYRVSLKDIKDTDYQRVASDLGLGRADDLLATIGYGKFSARQILARLAPVAAEQETSEAEKTTGLTSVVRRVFGGETSAISVKGHDDLLVYRARCCNPIRGEEIVGYVTRGKGVAVHSKHCPNVQNLMYESDRRIDVEWARRDGGAYPVKLTVFCDDRAGMLKQMTAVISDENTNIRNIEARTGDNQATIEVVIDIEDLKHLERIVSGIRKIPGVHDVQRVQKIQ